Genomic segment of bacterium HR17:
GTTCCGTTGCTTTGAGACGGAGAAACCGCACTAACTCATCGTCATCACGCAACGCTTCAAAAAGGGCATCGTAAGCCAACACCAACAATCGTGTCTCCTCGCAAGCATCGTGCCAAATGGACACATAACCGTTTGAGCCGAGGTGACGCTCGTAAACGACCGCTTGAGTGCGAAAATCAAACTGCGGGTAAAGGTCGGCAACGCGGTCCAGCAAAATGCCTGCTTTGCGAGCGTAAACTTTGTCGCCAGTGATGAGATAAGCCGCTGTCAAGTTTTTAATGCCACCCAAAACAAGTTGCTTCCATTGACCGTAAATCAGGTAAGCACCGATGAACCGCCAACGCTTGTCACCATCCACATAGCCCTCACCATCGTCCACGCCGAACTTGTGCAGAGGGTCGTTAGGGTCAGGGTGCTCAGTATTGAACAACAGCCGTCGGTCTGCTCGCTTTGGGTCAAATATGCCTTGTTCGTTCAATCCTGAACGGTAAAAGGCAGCGAAATCGTTGGTCGGAAACAGTTTTTGACAATGAGGGCACTGAACTTTCCAAGGGTGACGGAAAGCGTCAATGCGCCAGTTATACATCGGCACAGGTTTTCGGCAGGCAGGGCAAAAGCCGTTGGACCAAACATGCCACGAACGGGTGATGGTGGGACCGAACATAAGCGACCATAGTTCTTCGTCGCTCATCTTGCGCCAAAATTCCGCTGCCTTTACAATCCGTTGAGCGGTCTCTTTCGCCCATGCGTAACGAGCAATGTTTTGGCGCAACCTTTGCGCTCGTTCGGCAGTAAAGAAAGTACTTTTTGTGTTTGCCGAGATGTTCACGCTTTGGCTCACCCCTGTCTCAAACCCTGTCAACACGCGGAACGCGGTGATACCCATCCCCAGCGTCATCACCAAGACGCAACACCTTGCCCCCTTTTTTACCATCGTCCCGTCACCTTGCTCTTTGTGGGCGGCTCGTGCTTTGCCGGCGGGCAATTACCCGCTCCGACTTTGGTGGCTGTGTCGTCACATTGTTTGGGTATTGTGACCCAGCACAGTGCTCACGAACCGATAGGCAGCTTTCCGCACTTCAGGTGGCAAATCATGCTTACAGCACGGATGGTGAACGACGACGCCGTGCCCTTCACCGAAAAGGGCATAAACGGGCAATGCTGCCGCGACGCAATCGCCAACACCTGCAACATCAAAGATGTCGTCGTGCAACGGGGCATTGATGAACAAAGCGCGAGGCGCAATGGCTCCTAGCACTTCCGAAAACTCAAAGGGCATCATCTTTGGGTTTTTGGCGTAAACCGTTGCGATACGGGGCATGTGACCCCGATGGCTCCAGCCTGTTAAATCGCCCCCGCGATACTTGGCAAACGAAGTGAACCCGCAACTTGTCACGACAACTTTCAACCGCTCGTCAAAGGCTGCGACAAACAGCGCGTTGTAACCGCCCAACGAGTGACCGATGACGCCGATGCGGTTGCCGTCCACAAACGGCAACGCTTGCAAAATATCAATGGCGCGCATGTGATTCCAGATGCCCTTCATCGTCCCGCTGACATAGCCCAGCGCATAAGGGTCGGTGCGCGATTCACCAAATCCGCCTTTGATTCCGACTTCAGGGA
This window contains:
- the dpp5_2 gene encoding Dipeptidyl-peptidase 5, producing the protein MNWRVMPLEPDRFNLLVYADEQGNLHPIRSPIDWQKRRRHILAAMQQVMGDLPGKERQIPLNLQVVDEQDSGTFLRHKIAFTPEPNDRLMAWLLIPKVLLNNRDKKAPAMLCLHQTTQIGKDEPAGLGGNPNLHYAKELAERGYVTLAPDYIGGDLPEVGIKGGFGESRTDPYALGYVSGTMKGIWNHMRAIDILQALPFVDGNRIGVIGHSLGGYNALFVAAFDERLKVVVTSCGFTSFAKYRGGDLTGWSHRGHMPRIATVYAKNPKMMPFEFSEVLGAIAPRALFINAPLHDDIFDVAGVGDCVAAALPVYALFGEGHGVVVHHPCCKHDLPPEVRKAAYRFVSTVLGHNTQTM